The following is a genomic window from Nicotiana tabacum cultivar K326 chromosome 3, ASM71507v2, whole genome shotgun sequence.
ATTTTATTGACATTATTGCTGAGTTGTCTGTTAGTCCTTAATGTGTATATGCGGAAGTCAAGTTGATATAAGATTTTATCTTGTTTCAATTGTATTTTTGATGAAGTCTTGTTTCATTTTTATTTGTTCCGATCCTCTCATTTTCCCTTTATATTTTATTGGATGAATGGCTGAATGTTGATTTTTATTTGTATCTGAAGTCACTTATCATGGGTGGCTAGTTGGCAGACGAAAAACCTGGGACATTAGTTAGATGTATATATTTGTCTTTATAAGAACATATGGAGAGTATGTTTAAGTGTGCCCCTGGTGACTCTCGTAGTATCTAACCCAAGTTTTCTATTTGTAGATTTATTTAGCTCTCCGATCTTGGATATTTCCCTGTAGGGTTGTGAGGCTAAAATTGTTAGCTATGGTATTTTGTAGGTTATGTTGTACAAAGGGACATTGCAAGACGTTTCTTTAGACAATCTGTCCTTGTAAATTCAACTGCAATACTGCTTTAGCATTGGATTCTAATATTTTAGGCTATACTGATTGTAAGCTGAGATTTCATTCCGGGAACCATGACCTGTTAGTTTATTTGGTTCTCTGTTGCTAGTTTTCGGGCTGCACTAAATCTCTGCTTGTATTCTtttcttgtattatttttcttttaagtttaaaaGGATCACTAGACCGGATGTACATGTAATAACAACTAAGCTTCAATACCAACTAATTGTATTGCTAATTTGAATATTAAACTTTGATGTGATATCATATCTGTCAAACTATCACTAATATAATATATGTGTCTATTTGACATTGTAAACTCCATTCCAAGTCAAACATCATCATATAAGAAGGTATGGAGGGAGTATTGTGGCGTATTGGAATGAAATTGGTCCAATGAAGCGGATAGATGATTCATGAACTAGTTTAAAATTGATGCATAGTTGATTGATTGGTCGATTTTGAGTTTTTCATCTCAATAGTCAGCAGTTAGGGTATGAAATGAGTTTTTTAGGATGGTGGGGTGGGTGAGGTTCTTCTTTATGTAGTAATTCGGGGTATAGGTGTGTTAGCTCCTTAAATATGGGCTTTGGTTAACAGCAGTGTTTTTGCACTTACCGTTGCTTTTGAGGTATCTAATGCTTCTAAACTTATAACTTCTTCTGGGAAATATCTCGGAGTTTTTGTTGTTACAGAGCTGTATAAGTTAGTTGATCTGATATTCGTAAATGCTTATATCAGCTTGATTCACATTTAGTTCTGTATTTCATCTTATAGGGACTATACAAACCCTTATCTCCCAGTAAATCCTACTGCAATGGAGGGGCTTCTTCAGGTATGTTTCATTGCTCATCATTTTTGTTGTCATCCTTGTATGGGGGAAGTCCTCACAAGGTCTGTATTCAGCCTGTTGTAGGTCCAGATGGAAAGAAAAAGGAACCCGAGAGTAATGTGCTTTTTGCCTCTCTAGAAAATATGCAGTATGCTGTTACTATTGATGTCCTTCACACggtattcttttctcttttgttattTCATTGATGTCCATAATGGTAATTGTGTTATTCATTTACCTTCCTTAAAAAAAATGGTGTTATTCATTTATATTCTGCTGTTacttttcttccccaaaataGGTATTCTCTGCATTTGGCGCTGTCCAAAAGATTGCTATATTTGAGAAGAATGGTCAAACCCAGGCATTAATTCAGTATCCTGGTATGTTTGGACTGTAGTTGCTGTTCTTTACTATTTTACGACCTGTGTTTACTTTGTCTAGCCTTTGAAGTTTTGTGGTggcttctttattttcttatctCTTCTTTCCCCCACTCCCTTTGGCAATTGTGGCTATTGATTTGGTCTTGGAAATGTGTGGTTACACTTGGAACCATTTGCTAGTTTCAGAAAAGAATTCTGTTAGCATTCCCATATAGATTACATGTACGTCCATACAGGATGAAGAAAGATTGAAAGACTAACTTTGCTGACTAGTATAAGTGAGACTGAAAACACTATCTATAATTCATCACAACCATTTTTGTGAACAGAATCAGCCGATACTTACGGGTGATAGTAGGTACACGGTGAAATAGTCGAGACGCTCGCAAGTGCTCGAATACCATAGTTATTAAAAAGGAGTAATGCGATCCACTAGGGAAATTTAATGTCACCCCAAACATCAATTCTATTACACTAGGGTGTTAGCAGATGGGCGTGTAATCATGGTAGCCTGGTAGTAATCTCCAATCACACACCCTGCcatcttttttccctttttgtccCGTGTTGTCCTTTTTTGTGGTTGATGTATCATTTTTAATGCAGATGTAACAACTGCAGCTGCTGCAAAGGACGCTTTAGAGGGACACTGCATATATGATGGTGGCTATTGTAAGCTTCATCTATCATACTCTCGTCATACTGATCTGAATATACAGGTATACATATGTGCTTTTGAGTTGGTTTCAAAGGGAAAAAATGATTACTAAATAAATAAAGATTCGGCACCAAATTTAAGATTCGGTTACTGAAACTCTGAAAGTATGCTTCTTCACACTTGGTCCTTTTTGTATCTTTCTGTCATACTTCTCAGCTTGAATTAATTTTTCAATCCTGGAAGCAGGCATACAGTGACAAAAGTAGAGATTACACAGTTCCAGAATCAAGTTTGCTTGCAATGCAACAAGTATCAGCAGTCCATGCCACACCACCAGTTTGGCATAACCCTCAGTCTGGTCCACAGTCATTTGGCTATGCCGCTGCTGGTGCTGTTCCTGGCCAAGCATCTACATCCCAAATGTCCTCATGGAATCCAAATTTGCAGGGTGGCGGATCAACCTTTCCGTCTACTCCTACCAGATTTCATGGGCAATCATATGCTTCACCGGTTTCTGCTTATGCAACAGCAGTAAATCCTCCTGGATCGTCACAGCAGACCAATCACATTGTTAGTAGTGATCGATCTTATAGTGTAAGTCAGCCTCCTCATCCATCAACCATGCCACCTCCTGGTCATGCACCTTATCACGGTTAATAGCACTCGTGGGAACATCAGAGCTGCTAATGATTCAGAAGACCAAGATTCTTATTCACTGATGGAGGTGATGTCAGCTGTATACAATCCCATTTTCTTTTTCTCGAAGTTCACTGCTAAATTTAAGTTTTGGCTTTCTTGATAAATCGAACTAAATGTTTGGTCTGCGAGTGGAAGAATCATCTGTGATCACATTATGAGCTGTATTTCTTAATAGTAATGATGGTTTTTCTTATTggcatattattattgttgttcctGTTATGTTGTAAGCATTTAGTCGTCTTTAGAAATTCTGCAATGGTAATGGGTCAATGAAGTGTTTAAGGTGATTCAACGGCTTATATCCCTCGTTGTTCAGGATCATACAAAGATTTTACTTTTTATTGCaggtattttgtataactaccaAATTGGTGATGTTCGTGGAAAAATGTTCCGTACACATGTTAATTCCTTCCATCAGCCAGCTTTTTGCTACGAAGCTCGTTAGCTGGCCTTTAATCTCTTTGCTTTGTTTAGTGTTGGCATTATTACTGCGTGCTTGTTTCTTAGTAAATTTCAAGGTGAATGTGGTTACGATTCCATTTTGATACATGTTTAATCTTCTgtcttatttttgagttttgttgtTAATTTGAAACCCCAACCCTAAGGTGAAGGGTGCTTAACACGTGAGCATCCCTCTCTTGTTACAAATCTAATATTAGGGTGTGGATTTgatgaatttttgattttttttttgaattaaaatctaCGCGTTTTGATAACTTCATAAAAGCACTATAAATTATAAATTTTCATACAGCAAAAGATTTTAATATATTTGAAAATGTCTAAAAAAATGTTTAACTTCCCATATCATTCTTAGAATAGAGGGGAACATTTTGTTAAGTACCTGAGGCAAAGTGTGAATTTGTGTGGGTGCTTTTGCAAGATAAGTATACGGAATGAAACTGTACGGCTCACTCCTATTCACCACCAGTGGATCATTGAAGAAGTGCATTTTAGAAGGCGTAACACTAACAATGTCACTTTTCTATTCAATACAAGAAATCACTTGTATGTAACGACTACTGGagaaattgagtattgaattatTAAACAATAACAATGTCTCATATTGCTGAATTTCTTATATACATTTTGCTTCATTTGTTTTGGGTTATCAACGTGTTATTTGATCCTTTCATATAATCTTATATTAATCGGCTTGACTACAAAACCTGGATAGGTAACTAGGCCGATTAATATAGATTATGTTATGGAGGAATTCGTgatttcttaaagttgaaaatgTTAACccaaaaagaaaatggaaagtaAGTCGTTTATTTCTTGGAAGTTGGATGGCGATGCCATCATGTCAAGCGGGACATATTGCATCGGAAGTGGACACCTCCTAGTGGTATAATAGCTGGATGCTTGCTACCCAGAAATGAACAAATTCTAAATTTTTACGTCTTATTTTGTTTCGCCATTTTGTTGTTTTACATCCTCATTTCCGATAATTTAGCCATTGTTATACAAAAACCCCTGGAAAGAAAGTCAATAATTACAAACTTACTCCAACTCATTCcctttttcaaaataataataataaactacTGTTTCATTTCTTCCTTCCTCCTTCGATCATTAataaaacatgtaatacaaacGTTACCTTTAGCTTCCATTTAACCTTAAGGAGAAGGGCAGAGGTGAGTGCGGCTTATATTTACTCGGTTAATCCAGTATTTTCGACATGTCATACACACACATAAGTATAATGTGTTCAGTacaaaagttaaaatcataaaatttaaattatgaaTCCGCCCCTGGCAGCCGAGTGCATGTATGCTCGCTTCAACTGACATCGAAACCACAGCCGAGTGCATGTAGCCATTTGATTTGTGCTTATATATCGTAGTTAGATAGTGTTGGCTAAGATCATATCTGTAGGTTCTTAATTAATTCTTAGTTCCCAGGGGCTGGACATGTGAATCTATATTGAGATTTTCTACCTATCAATTGTCATAAGACTCATAACTCCTCATGTGCGTATGTAATTATGTGGGAGTGTGTCGCTTTAGGTAGTTGTCAATTTTAATAGTGTAATGGACCACCCTTTTGTCAGCCACTGCCCACACCACCAGAAAGGACTTGCTCtttcaacaaaataaaatttGCCTGTACAGCTTGTGATATAACTCTGCAACTAACTTATACATGTCGTTGGTTCACATAGTGTTTCTACATGCTGGTTGTTGCCTTAACCCCATTTAGTATTCTGGACCCTAACTCTCCGTATTTCTTAGGCTCATATCTGCCGGGCGGATGCAACTTTACGTTACCGAGTTCATCTGAACCCAGTCTTTTCGACGCGATACATAAGTTTATGTATTGTAAAATTCATCAAAACTGTAACAAATAGTAGATATTAcccaataaattttaaaatatgatGGGTTCATGCTAAGAACCTTGAAGGCTTGAATCAACACAAATTAAATCCTGAAATTCGCCTATGCACGTCTATATATGCGCATAATACATGCCTATTCACTAGCAGCTCTATGCAGTTACATGACCATTGCTTTTACTCCACTCTATTAGCCGacattttctttccatttttgttcGGGAGAAGAGTAAAAAAGACGTCTTCCTATCGTACAAATATCTTGGTTTTACCTTGGCTCCTATTATACTTTAGGGTTATTTATACTCTTATCTTGCTAATTAGCAAATCTTCTTGTATTTGGATTTAGCGTCAATAAAGCCCCAACTTTAAAGCATAATGGAGAGTAATTTTTAACCATAGTCAAAAGAAGAGAggtaaatttaaaattttttccCGAAGTATTTTGAAATATTGAGTCCACCCAATCTACGCTAGATCTGCATTAAAAATAAGAGCAAACATGAGAGTGTTTGTAAACGGCAAGAGTAATAAATGACCTCAAAAACCAGATATAATTTGATTAGTATGAACAAATCCAAAATCGTTATAGATAAAGCCAATCATTAATTTCCACCCGCTGGGTGAATGACATCCGATACATAAATcggttaaaaaaaatagaaaaagttaATATAAGCATGTAACCGAGCGTGAAATATAATTAAGATATTTTATGAGAAATAAATTTGGATCAATTCTTTTTGGTTTCTTCAGAATCTTCAACAAGGAGTACTAAACTTTTCTCATTTATATgactttgttttttgtttttttattctcCAATAATACCTTCTTTTCTTGGTAAAGAAAATGTCGGTCTTAGGATGTGAGAGAAAAAGGATGCTTTTTTCAAGTTGCTAATACCATGGTGAAGTTCAAGCATTGCGTTCGAAGTTTGATCATAAATGTGATATTAATGGCAtcattaattaaaattataatggaTTACAACTCTGAAAGTGGAGCCTCAAAACTACGTCAAAACATGCACAGGAAATTTCTCAAGTACGATAGAGAATTAAGAGCCAGTTGTACTAATGCAGTGGGACGATATGACATTCTAACTTCCTGAAATcacgttttttttttaaaaataatttttagtgaACAAGACAGTTGTGAGGGATAAAACAGtcctaaattctttttttttttttttgttaagcgGATGCATATTATAATTAAAACAAACTATCCGTGGGGGTTTACAAAAGAGTGTTTGTGGGTGGGTATGTGATACCCCCTCTAGCATGCTACTGATATCACTATTACAGTGTTTTCCTTTCAAACGCAGGTCCTGCGATGTTTGCCCAAAAGACATGATTGACAAACATCGGAGGAACTGTTGTTACAAATacatcttcaattttttttttccttgccCCTTCCTTCGCCAGCATGTCAACAACTTTGTTGGTCTCTCTGTAACTGTGCTTCACCACCACGGCGCCTAGCATTTGGACGATTGACCTGCATTCATGAATAAGTAAGTCAAAATAGAGGTTCCCCTTAATTAGCATTCTAATTACCTCTGTTGAGTGAGTGTTTATTTCCAAGGGAGTGAATTGTCTTTCTTCTACGATTTGCAGACCTTTAAGGAGAGCTAGTAGTTCTGTTTGGGTGTTAGTGGTGTGTTGGATTGAGCCCATATAGCCCAATATCCAGTTTTCATTTGCATTTCTGAAGACTCCCCCTAGTCCTCCCTTTTCCGGATTCCCTGTTGCAGCTCCATCAGTGTTAAGCTTGTAGGAGTTGTTGTTTGGCGGCTCCCATTTTACCCagatatttttcatatttttgggtTCTTTATCCAGCATCATTATAGCATATTCAGTGGCCTTTGCTATTGCACATTTTGAGTCTGCCCTATCTTTTCTGTTATTGAAGAGGTTATTATTCCTTGTTAGCCATATTTGCCAAAAACAGAAAGGGATGAGCTCTTCCCAAGTAATGATGCTGTTGTAGGCTTTTTTCTTTAGAGATGCCCAAGTGGTTGGCCAATCTGTGTATGTGAACATAGGGATAAAAGTATTTGTTTCCGTATTGCTTTGGGAGATGATGTCTTGCCAGAAAGTATGTGAAATGGTACATTCAAAGAAGATGTGTACTGATGTTTCATTGGCCTGACTGCATTGGTGGCAACTGGGGTTTGATTGTACCCCAACATAATATAGGTAGGCTCCAGTGGGGAGCCTTTCATGGAAAAGCAACCAGAAGAAGGATTGGATTTTTTGGGTACTTTTAATTTCCAAATCCATGTGTAATTGTGGGTCATGGTTTCCTGTCCTTGGTCCAATATTGAATAGGCAGATTTTGTGGAGTAGAGACCATTTGGTGTGGCTCCCCATATCATTCTATCTTTGTTGACTGGGTTGGATGGAATGAAAGTGTTGTGGATGGAGTTTTGGATATTTTGGGGGatggtgagagagagagagagtagagAGGTCCCAAACTCCATTTTGATGGACATTTGCAACTGTTTTGGACATGTCTTCTCTTGTCAGAGGACCTTGAATTAGGGACCTTATAGCAGGGAGGTTATTTATCCAAGGGTCATTAAAGAAACTAACTCTGTTTCCTGTATGAACTACCCATCTTTTTGCTTGCATGCATGTTTCCCATTCTTTTAGGATGCATTTCTAGGTGTGGGACTTTGCTTTTTTTGGGAGGGTTCCTCCAATTGCAGTGTTTAGCAATAAGAGTTTTTGCCCAAAGGGTTGTGGGGTTTTTAGTATAGCCTCCAAGTAAGGCCTGAGTGCTGagctttattttttaattcagcTTTCTGAATCCCCAGTACCCCATTATCCTTAGACTTTGTAACTGTGTCCCAAGATATCAGGTGTATTTTCTTCTTAGTAGCAGTGGTGCTCCAGATGAAGTTCCTCTGAACTTTatcattttttgtttgtttttgctGGCAGTTTGATGTATTGCATGACATGATTAGGGATTGAGTTTAGTGATGCTTTTGCCAGAGTGGTCCTTCCAGACATGTTAAGCATGCCTGTTTTCCAACCAGCCATTTTTGAGTGGAGATGATCAATAATGAATTGAAAATCACTGTGAGTGGGTCTTTTGTGGAAAATAGGGAACCCCGTGTACTTCCCAAAGTTTGTTGATGCTTTTATGGAGAGAGTGTTTGAGATGAGCTCCATTTGATGAGGTTGGCAGTTAGCACTGAAGCATACTTTGGACTTGTTGAGAATGATCTTTTGCCCGGATGCTAGATTAAAGGAATTAAGGGTATTCATGATTGTGTTGCAACTTGAGAGGTTTGCAGTTGCAAAGAGAGTTAAGTCATCAGCAAAGAAGAGATGGGATATTTAGGGCCACTTCTGCTAATGCTGATTGGGTGCCATTCCCTTTGGGTGACATTATTGTCAATGGCTCTTGAAAGCCTTTCCATACACATGATGCACATGTATAAGGGAGGAGGTCACCCTGCCTAATGACCCTGGTGGGCATGAAAGGGGTAGTTTGCTCTCCATTGACAATTATAGAGATGGTGGAGGAACTAATTCATGACATGATGAGATTGATGATTGTGTTCGGGAATTTGAAACCATGGAGGGTTTGCTTAATAAAAGACCATTCAAGTCTATCAAAAGCCTTCTCCAGGTCAATTTTAAAGATCATGTTACTGGATTTTCCCAAAGTGGGAGATGTACTCTTGGACTATGATGGCATTATTTGAAGCTTTCCTATTGGAGAGGAAGCTGGCCTGGCTAAGCCCAATGATGTAGGGGAGGTAAGCCTTGATCCTATTGACAATGATTTTTGTTACTGTCTTGTAGACAGTGTTGCATAAGCCTATGAGTCTGAAGTTTTTGATCATTATGGCTTGAGGGCATCTTGGAATGAGGCATATAAGGGTTTCATTCATGACTGGGTCTATAGTTGATGTGGAAAAACAGTTTTTGTAGAAAAGAGTGACATCTTTACCCACTATGTCCTAGTATTTTTGGTAGAAGAAAGGGTGAAGGCTATCTGGCCCAGGAGCTTTGAATGGTTTGAAGGAGAAGATGACATTCTTAATTTCACTATCCCTTAGAGGCATTCCAATTGTTGTTTGCTGAGTCTGGGAGAGGCAGTGCCCTTGGATTTTAGTGGAAGATAAACAATTCTGAGAATATGGGAGGGAGGAGGTATAGAGTTCTTGGAAGAACTTTGAGATTGTCTGCTTGATATCCCCTTCCTCAAACATCCACTGACCAAAGTCATTTTGGAGGGAAATGATTTTGTTCCTCCTTCTTCTATTTAGGGTGGATGTATGGAAAAATTTAATGTTGGCATCTCCATCAGAGAGCCATTGGATTCTGGACTTCATCTTCCAaaaatcttcttcaatttttAAGATTGAGTTAAGCTCCTCAATGAGGTTATTTTCCAGGATTTATAAAGGGGTGCTGGTGGGATATATGATAGATTTCTGGATTCCTACTATCCTTGCTAGCAACCTTTTTTTGTGGAAGATGTTTTCAAATATATGCCCATTCCAATTGAGAGCATTAACCTTGAATAAAGAGGTGGAAAGGATTAGAGTAGAGTCAGGCTTGAAAGAGTCCCTCACTAGGTTTTGAAATATAGGGTGGCTACACCACATTGATTCAAACCTGAAAGGTTTATTGGTGGGACTAGGATTGGTATTACTTAGATTGACAAGCATAGGACAGTGATCAGACTGGGTCCTAGGAAGATGAGTGATGTTTGCTTCAAGTTACTCTTTTAACCATTGGTTATTAGCCAAACATCTGTCAATTCTTTCAAGTATTAGATAGGTTG
Proteins encoded in this region:
- the LOC107804795 gene encoding polypyrimidine tract-binding protein homolog 1 isoform X2; this translates as MSSSGQQQFRYTQTPSKVLHLRNLPWDCSDEELVELCKPFGKIVNTKCNVGANRNQAFVEFADLNQAINMVSYYASSSEPAQVRGKTVYIQYSNRNEIVNNKSPGDVPGNVLLVTIEGVEAGDVSIDVIHLVFSAFGFVQKIATFEKAAGFQALIQFSDVGTASAAREALDGRSIPKYLLPEHVNHCHLRISYSAHTDLNIKFQSHRSRDYTNPYLPVNPTAMEGLLQPVVGPDGKKKEPESNVLFASLENMQYAVTIDVLHTVFSAFGAVQKIAIFEKNGQTQALIQYPDVTTAAAAKDALEGHCIYDGGYCKLHLSYSRHTDLNIQAYSDKSRDYTVPESSLLAMQQVSAVHATPPVWHNPQSGPQSFGYAAAGAVPGQASTSQMSSWNPNLQGGGSTFPSTPTRFHGQSYASPVSAYATAVNPPGSSQQTNHIVSSDRSYSVSQPPHPSTMPPPGHAPYHG
- the LOC107804795 gene encoding polypyrimidine tract-binding protein homolog 1 isoform X1; translated protein: MSSSGQQQFRYTQTPSKVLHLRNLPWDCSDEELVELCKPFGKIVNTKCNVGANRNQAFVEFADLNQAINMVSYYASSSEPAQVRGKTVYIQYSNRNEIVNNKSPGDVPGNVLLVTIEGVEAGDVSIDVIHLVFSAFGFVQKIATFEKAAGFQALIQFSDVGTASAAREALDGRSIPKYLLPEHVNHCHLRISYSAHTDLNIKFQSHRSRDYTNPYLPVNPTAMEGLLQPVVGPDGKKKEPESNVLFASLENMQYAVTIDVLHTVFSAFGAVQKIAIFEKNGQTQALIQYPDVTTAAAAKDALEGHCIYDGGYCKLHLSYSRHTDLNIQQAYSDKSRDYTVPESSLLAMQQVSAVHATPPVWHNPQSGPQSFGYAAAGAVPGQASTSQMSSWNPNLQGGGSTFPSTPTRFHGQSYASPVSAYATAVNPPGSSQQTNHIVSSDRSYSVSQPPHPSTMPPPGHAPYHG